A single window of Culicoides brevitarsis isolate CSIRO-B50_1 chromosome 3, AGI_CSIRO_Cbre_v1, whole genome shotgun sequence DNA harbors:
- the LOC134835428 gene encoding uncharacterized protein LOC134835428, with product MLIVAEPPSGYSFSRPPNSLPPLLPTVSNSYGPPPNPPMESYGPPQLPKDTYGPPSQAAIIHKHVYVHVAPPEPEYEQPRPYVAQPPVQKHYKIVFIKAPNPPRPRPPQIAVPPQNEEKTLVYVLVKKPDDPPEIMIPTPAPTMPSKPEVYFIRYRTQKQEGSNGGGGYAESISPADQYGQISLTNDQRAKRHRHQ from the exons ATGTTAATCGTTGCTGAGCCTCCATCTGGATATTCCTTCTCGCGTCCCCCAAATTCCTTACCTCCTTTACTTCCCACCGTCTCGAACAGCTACGGACCCCCGCCGAATCCCCCCATGGAGAGTTACGGTCCGCCACAGCTGCCAAAAGACACTTATGGCCCTCCATCGCAAGCTGCAATTATCCACAAACACGTTTATGTGCACGTCGCACCGCCAGAGCCGGAATACGAGCAACCAAG gccGTATGTTGCGCAACCGCCCGTGCAAAAACACTACAAAATCGTCTTCATCAAAGCTCCGAATCCGCCGCGTCCCAGACCTCCGCAAATTGCGGTGCCGCCtcaaaatgaggaaaaaactcTCGTTTACGTGTTGGTGAAGAAACCTGATGATCCGCCGGAAATTATGATTCCGACGCCGGCACCGACAATGCCAAGCAAGCCTGAGGTCTATTTCATCCGGTATCGCACGCAAAAGCAGGAGGGGAGTAACGGCGGGGGCGGTTACGCCGAAAGTATCTCCCCCGCAGACCAATACGGGCAAATCAGTCTCACAAATGACCAACGAGCCAAGCGACATCGACATCAGTAG
- the LOC134835591 gene encoding uncharacterized protein LOC134835591, with the protein MSSIISITIIAAALLAMMSLPAEARMLPTRSNEDQLDKLRELLRDILETDDSHPKISNSLVEKRSGYDRDLDFLYKDYPPHALNDLRYLSYYKKGLPLRLYGLMKNGDD; encoded by the exons atgtcttcaatCATCAGCATCACAATAATCGCCGCAGCCCTCCTTGCGATGATGTCGCTCCCAGCAGAGGCTCGCATGCTCCCAACGCGCTCAAACGAAGATCAATTAGACAAATTAAGGGAGTTGTTGAGAGAT ATCCTCGAAACTGACGACTCGCATCCAAAAATATCGAATTCGTTAGTGGAGAAACGCAGCGGCTACGACCGTGACTTGGATTTCCTGTACAAAGATTATCCGCCGCACGCTCTGAATGACTTGCGATACTTGTCCTACTACAAAAAGGGACTCCCATTGCGACTTTATGGCTTGATGAAGAACGGCGACGACTAA